The Rahnella aquatilis CIP 78.65 = ATCC 33071 genomic sequence GGGCGGCTTCGATATTTTCAGCAACATCATCAAAGAACACGGCCTGATCGGCAGTGAATCCTTCTTTCTCCAGAACGTGCAGGAAGATTTCGGGCTCCGGTTTGCGCATCCCCAGATTTTGTGAGAGATACATCGCGTCGGTATTGGCTTCGATTTCCGGATAATGATGAGGCCAGAAATCCAGATGCAAGCGGTTGGTATTCGAAAGCACGACGACACGATGGCCTTCTTCGCGCAGTTTCTGGAACAGGGCGATAACCTCAGGACGCAGACCAACAAACACCGCATGCCAGCCCGCACTGAATTGTTCAAAGCTTAGCGCGATACCCATTTCATGACACAAATCGGCAGCAAACTGTTCGTCGCTGATTTCACCACGCTCGTGTTTCTGGAACACCTCGCCCATTGAAAACCGCTCGGTCAGCGTCGCCAGCGGGGTACCACTCAGATGGCTCCACACCCCCAGCACTCGTTTGAAATCAATATCAATAATGACGTTTCCCATATCAAAAATGTACAGCATTGCACGCTCCTGATTTCAAAGATGACAGTTAACTTTAGCGGTAAAACGTACAAGTGAACAGGGGGAACGCGACGAGGTTTAATCAACAGAGGAGAAAAAAACATAAAAAAAACAGGGTACCCGAAGGCACCCTGTTTCTGTGTAACGGCAAACGTTAAAGAAGATTAACCTTCTTTAGGACCACGCATTGCACGTTTACGATCGTTCTCGGTCAGGTGACGTTTACGGATACGCACAGACAGAGGAGTCACTTCGACCAGTTCGTCATCATCGATGAATTCCAGAGCTTGCTCCAGAGACATTTTGATAGCAGGAACCAGTGTCGTTGCTTCGTCAGTACCGGACGCACGCATGTTGGTCAGTTTCTTACCGGTCAGGCAGTTCACGGTCAGGTCGTTAGAACGTGAGTGAATACCGATGATCTGGCCCTCATACACTTCTGCGCCGTGGCCCAGGAACAGTTTACCGCGGTCTTGCAGGCTGAACAGTGCGAACGCAACCGCTTTACCCTGACCGTTGGAGATCAGCACGCCGTTCTGACGCTGGCCGATTTCGCCCGGACGAACGTCATCGTAGTGGCTGAACGTGGAGTACAGCAGACCGGTACCCGAAGTCATGGTCATGAATTCGGTACGGAAGCCGATCAGGCCACGTGCAGGGATCAGGTAATCAAGACGGATACGACCTTTGCCGTCTGGGATCATGTCTTTGACATCGCCTTTACGCTCACCCATGGCCTGCATTACAGAACCCTGGTGTTGCTCTTCGATATCCAGTGTCACGTTCTCGAATGGCTCTTGCATGCGGCCATCAATTTTACGGTTGATAACTTTAGGACGGGAAACCGCCAGCTCGAAACCTTCACGACGCATGTTTTCGATCAGAACCGACAGGTGAAGTTCGCCACGGCCTGAAACGCGGAATGCATCAGCATCTTCAGTTTCTTCAACACGCAATGCAACGTTGTGCACCAGTTCTTTGTTCAGACGGTCGAGGATCTGACGCGAAGTCACATACTTACCTTCTTTACCACAGAACGGAGAGGTGTTTACGTTGAAGTACATGGTTACAGTTGGTTCATCAACGCTCAGCGCTGGCAGAGCTTCAACATTCGCCGGATCACAGATGGTGTCGGAGATGTTCAGTTCGCCCAGGCCGGTGATGGCGATGATGTCGCCGGCTTCAGCAACAGTCGCTTCGATGCGCTCAAGACCCATGTGGGTCAGCACTTTACCGACTTTACCGTTACGGGTTTTGCCTTCGCTGTCGATGACAGTGACTTGCTGGTTAGGCTTAACGGTACCGCGTTTGATACGGCCGATGCCGATGACGCCAACATAGTTGTTGTAGTCCAGCTGAGAGATTTGCATCTGGAAAGGTGCTTCCATCTCAACTTGTGGCGGAGATACGTGGTCAACGATCGCCTGATACAGCGGGGTCATGTCTTCGGCCATATCGTTATGGTCGTTACCCGCAATACCCATCAGTGCTGATGCATAGATGATTGGGAAATCGAGTTGTTCGTCGGTTGCGTCCAGGTTTACGAACAGGTCGAAGACCTGATCAACAACCCAGTCAGGACGCGCGCCAGGGCGGTCAACCTTGTTGATTACCACGATCGGTTTCAGACCATTAGCGAAGGCTTTTTTGGTCACGAAACGGGTTTGCGGCATTGGGCCATCCATTGCATCCACAACCAGCAGCACCGAGTCGACCATTGACATCACACGCTCTACCTCACCGCCGAAGTCGGCGTGTCCCGGGGTATCCACGATGTTGATGCGGTAGTCTTTCCAATTAATGGCGGTGTTTTTTGCGAGGATGGTAATCCCACGCTCTTTCTCCAAATCGTT encodes the following:
- the yihX gene encoding glucose-1-phosphatase, producing MLYIFDMGNVIIDIDFKRVLGVWSHLSGTPLATLTERFSMGEVFQKHERGEISDEQFAADLCHEMGIALSFEQFSAGWHAVFVGLRPEVIALFQKLREEGHRVVVLSNTNRLHLDFWPHHYPEIEANTDAMYLSQNLGMRKPEPEIFLHVLEKEGFTADQAVFFDDVAENIEAARAAGIEAVWVEDNQTVPKYFS
- the typA gene encoding ribosome-dependent GTPase TypA; translated protein: MIENLRNIAIIAHVDHGKTTLVDKLLQQSGTFGERVEATERVMDSNDLEKERGITILAKNTAINWKDYRINIVDTPGHADFGGEVERVMSMVDSVLLVVDAMDGPMPQTRFVTKKAFANGLKPIVVINKVDRPGARPDWVVDQVFDLFVNLDATDEQLDFPIIYASALMGIAGNDHNDMAEDMTPLYQAIVDHVSPPQVEMEAPFQMQISQLDYNNYVGVIGIGRIKRGTVKPNQQVTVIDSEGKTRNGKVGKVLTHMGLERIEATVAEAGDIIAITGLGELNISDTICDPANVEALPALSVDEPTVTMYFNVNTSPFCGKEGKYVTSRQILDRLNKELVHNVALRVEETEDADAFRVSGRGELHLSVLIENMRREGFELAVSRPKVINRKIDGRMQEPFENVTLDIEEQHQGSVMQAMGERKGDVKDMIPDGKGRIRLDYLIPARGLIGFRTEFMTMTSGTGLLYSTFSHYDDVRPGEIGQRQNGVLISNGQGKAVAFALFSLQDRGKLFLGHGAEVYEGQIIGIHSRSNDLTVNCLTGKKLTNMRASGTDEATTLVPAIKMSLEQALEFIDDDELVEVTPLSVRIRKRHLTENDRKRAMRGPKEG